From one Pseudomonas sp. S35 genomic stretch:
- a CDS encoding efflux transporter outer membrane subunit: protein MMMCGLFLSACAVGPDYKRPDVIEPVQFKEAQGWRQATPSDALARGAWWELYGDRQLNDLVLRLNNANQTVAQAEARFRQAQALVRSSRGAFYPTVDLSAGKTRASQGTGSSSASLSSSSSGIRDTLNAQLGVSWEADIWGKLRRGLEANEASAEASSADLAAMRLSQQSELVQSYLQLRVMDEQTRLLQATLDTYQRSLQMTENQYRAGVSGKDAVAQAQTQLKSTQASLIDLIWQRAQLENAIAVLIGEAPANFNLAVSKDIPALPQIPVSLPSQLLERRPDIASAERSVIAANANIGVAKAAYYPDLSLSLAGGYSSSTYADWISLPNRFWSVGPKLAMTLFDGGQRSAEVDRTVASYDETVAKYRQTVLDGFREVENYMVQLKVLEDEAVVSNEALDAARESLRLTQNQYKAGLIAYLDVVTVQATALSNERTVLTLLQTRLVASVQLIAALGGGWDGQTAIDAKD from the coding sequence ATGATGATGTGCGGTCTGTTCCTCAGCGCCTGCGCCGTCGGCCCGGACTACAAACGGCCGGACGTCATCGAACCGGTGCAATTTAAGGAAGCCCAGGGCTGGCGCCAGGCGACGCCGAGTGATGCCCTGGCCCGTGGCGCCTGGTGGGAGTTGTACGGTGATCGCCAGCTCAATGATCTGGTGTTGCGCCTGAACAACGCCAACCAGACCGTCGCCCAGGCCGAAGCGCGTTTTCGCCAAGCCCAGGCGTTGGTGCGCAGCTCGCGTGGAGCGTTTTACCCAACGGTCGACCTGAGCGCCGGTAAAACCCGCGCCAGCCAGGGCACCGGCAGCAGCAGCGCGAGCCTCAGCAGTTCCAGCAGTGGTATCCGCGACACCCTTAATGCGCAGCTCGGGGTGAGCTGGGAAGCCGACATCTGGGGCAAACTGCGCCGGGGCCTGGAGGCCAACGAGGCCAGCGCCGAAGCCAGCTCGGCGGACTTGGCGGCGATGCGCCTGAGCCAGCAGTCGGAGCTGGTGCAAAGCTACCTGCAACTGCGGGTCATGGACGAGCAGACCCGTCTGTTGCAAGCCACGCTGGACACTTACCAACGCTCCCTGCAAATGACCGAAAACCAGTACCGCGCCGGCGTCTCTGGCAAGGACGCGGTGGCCCAGGCGCAAACCCAGCTCAAGAGCACCCAGGCCAGCCTGATCGACCTGATCTGGCAACGTGCCCAACTGGAAAACGCCATCGCCGTGTTGATCGGCGAAGCGCCGGCCAACTTCAACCTGGCCGTGAGCAAGGACATCCCGGCACTGCCGCAGATTCCCGTGAGCCTACCCTCGCAACTGCTGGAACGCCGCCCGGATATCGCCTCGGCCGAACGCTCGGTGATCGCCGCCAACGCCAATATCGGCGTGGCCAAGGCGGCCTACTACCCGGACCTGAGCCTGAGCCTGGCCGGTGGTTACTCCAGTAGTACCTACGCCGACTGGATCAGCCTGCCGAACCGCTTCTGGTCGGTGGGGCCGAAACTCGCCATGACCCTGTTCGACGGCGGCCAGCGCTCGGCGGAAGTCGACCGCACCGTGGCCAGCTACGACGAAACCGTGGCCAAGTACCGCCAGACCGTGTTGGATGGTTTCCGTGAAGTGGAAAACTACATGGTCCAGCTCAAAGTGCTGGAAGACGAGGCGGTGGTCAGCAATGAAGCGCTGGACGCGGCGCGCGAGTCGCTGCGCTTGACGCAGAACCAGTACAAGGCAGGGCTGATTGCCTATCTGGATGTGGTCACCGTACAAGCGACTGCCCTGAGTAACGAGCGCACCGTGTTGACCTTGCTGCAAACGCGGCTGGTGGCCAGTGTGCAATTGATCGCTGCGCTGGGCGGTGGCTGGGATGGCCAGACCGCGATTGATGCCAAGGACTAG
- a CDS encoding efflux RND transporter permease subunit: MNLSGPFIRRPVATMLLSLAIMLLGGVSFNLLPVSPLPQIDFPVIVVSASLPGASPEVMASTVATPLERSFGAIAGITTMSSSSSQGSTRVILAFDSDRDINGAAREVQAAINASRNLLPSGMRSMPTYKKINPSQAPIMVLSLTSDVLQKGQLYDLASTILSQSLSQVPGVGEVQIGGSSLPAVRIELEPKALDQYGVALDDVRNTIANANQRRPKGSLEDSERNWQIQANDQLEKAKDYEPLLIRYQNGAALRLSDVAKISDGVEDRYNSGFFNNEPAVLLVINRQSGANIIETVRQIKAQLPALQAVLPSSVKLSLAMDRSPVITATLHEAEMTLLIAVGLVILVVYLFLGNFRASLIPTLAVPVSLVGTFAVMYLYGFSLNNFSLMALILATGLVVDDAIVVLENISRHIDEGVPPMKAAYLGAQEVGFTLLSMNVSLVAVFLSILFMGGIVTNLFREFSITLSAAIIVSLIVSLTLTPMLCARWLKPHVKGQMTGLQRWSQKINDRMVAGYATSLDWVLRHRRLTLLSLLVTVGVNIALYVVVPKTFMPQQDTGQLIGFVRGDDGLSFSVMQPKMEIFRQAVLKDPAVLSVAGFIGGNNGTNNAVMLVRLKPISERKISAQAVIERLRKDVPLVPGGRLFLMADQDLQFGGSRDQTSAQYSYILQSGDLAALRLWYPKVVAALRELPELTAIDAREGRGAAQVTLIVDRDQAKRLGIDMDMVTGVLNNAYSQRQISTIYDSLNQYQVVMEVNPKYAQDPITLNQMQVITADGARVPLSTIAHYENSLADDRVSHEGQFASENIAFDMAEGVTVEQGTAAIERAIAKVGLPEDVIAKMAGTADAFAATQKGQPFMILGALVAVYLVLGILYESYIHPLTILSTLPSAGVGALLSIYLLGGQFSLISLLGLFLLIGVVKKNAILMIDLALQLERNDGMSPLESIRSACLLRLRPILMTTLAAILGALPLLLGTAEGAEMRQPLGLTIIGGLVFSQILTLYTTPVVYLYLDRARHRFNKWRGVRTDAALDTAL; this comes from the coding sequence ATGAACCTGTCCGGACCTTTCATCCGCCGGCCGGTAGCGACCATGCTGCTAAGCCTGGCGATCATGTTACTGGGCGGCGTCAGCTTCAACCTGCTGCCTGTGTCGCCGTTGCCGCAGATCGATTTCCCGGTGATCGTGGTCTCCGCCAGCCTGCCGGGGGCGAGCCCCGAGGTGATGGCCTCCACGGTGGCGACGCCGCTGGAGCGCTCCTTCGGCGCGATTGCCGGCATCACCACCATGAGCAGTTCGTCGAGCCAGGGCTCGACCCGGGTGATCCTGGCGTTTGATTCCGACCGCGATATCAACGGCGCGGCGCGGGAAGTGCAGGCCGCCATCAACGCCTCGCGCAACCTGCTGCCCAGCGGCATGCGCAGCATGCCCACCTACAAGAAGATCAACCCGTCCCAGGCGCCGATCATGGTGCTGTCGCTGACCTCGGACGTGCTGCAGAAGGGCCAACTCTACGACCTGGCCTCGACCATCCTCTCGCAAAGCCTGTCCCAGGTGCCGGGCGTGGGCGAAGTGCAGATCGGCGGCAGCTCACTGCCAGCAGTGCGCATCGAGCTGGAACCCAAGGCCCTTGACCAGTACGGCGTGGCCCTGGACGATGTGCGCAACACCATCGCCAACGCCAACCAGCGCCGGCCCAAGGGTTCTCTGGAAGACAGTGAGCGCAACTGGCAGATCCAGGCCAATGACCAGCTGGAAAAAGCCAAGGACTACGAACCACTGCTGATTCGCTACCAGAATGGCGCGGCCTTGCGCCTGTCGGACGTGGCGAAGATCAGCGATGGCGTCGAGGACCGCTACAACAGCGGCTTCTTCAACAATGAGCCGGCGGTGCTGCTGGTGATCAACCGCCAGTCCGGCGCCAACATCATCGAGACTGTCCGGCAGATCAAGGCGCAGTTGCCGGCGTTGCAGGCGGTGTTGCCGTCCAGCGTCAAACTGAGCCTGGCCATGGACCGCTCGCCGGTGATCACCGCCACCCTGCACGAAGCCGAGATGACCCTGCTGATAGCCGTCGGGCTGGTGATTTTGGTGGTGTACCTGTTCCTCGGTAACTTCCGCGCTTCGCTGATCCCGACCCTGGCGGTGCCGGTGTCGCTGGTGGGCACCTTTGCGGTGATGTACCTGTATGGGTTCTCGCTGAACAACTTCTCGCTGATGGCGTTGATTCTGGCCACCGGCCTGGTGGTCGACGACGCCATCGTGGTGCTGGAGAACATTTCCCGGCATATCGACGAGGGTGTGCCGCCAATGAAGGCGGCTTACCTGGGCGCCCAGGAAGTTGGCTTTACCTTGCTGTCGATGAACGTGTCGCTGGTGGCGGTGTTCCTCTCCATCCTGTTTATGGGCGGGATCGTTACCAACCTGTTCCGCGAGTTTTCCATCACCTTGTCGGCGGCGATCATTGTCTCGTTGATCGTGTCGCTGACGCTGACCCCCATGCTCTGCGCCCGCTGGCTCAAGCCGCACGTCAAGGGCCAGATGACCGGCTTGCAGCGCTGGAGCCAGAAAATCAACGACCGTATGGTCGCCGGCTACGCCACCAGCCTGGATTGGGTGCTGCGTCACCGACGCCTGACCCTGCTCAGTCTGTTGGTCACCGTGGGCGTGAACATTGCGCTGTACGTGGTGGTGCCAAAGACCTTCATGCCCCAGCAGGACACGGGCCAGTTGATCGGCTTTGTGCGCGGCGACGATGGCCTGTCGTTCAGCGTGATGCAGCCGAAGATGGAAATCTTCCGCCAGGCTGTGCTCAAGGACCCGGCTGTGCTCAGCGTGGCCGGCTTTATCGGCGGCAACAACGGCACCAACAATGCGGTGATGCTGGTGCGCCTCAAACCCATCAGCGAGCGCAAGATCTCGGCCCAGGCGGTGATCGAGCGCCTGCGCAAGGACGTGCCGCTGGTGCCGGGCGGGCGCCTGTTCCTGATGGCCGACCAGGACCTGCAATTTGGCGGCAGCCGCGACCAGACCAGTGCGCAGTATTCCTACATCCTGCAAAGCGGCGACTTGGCCGCCCTGCGCCTGTGGTACCCGAAAGTGGTCGCCGCATTACGTGAGCTGCCGGAACTCACCGCCATCGACGCCCGCGAAGGCCGGGGCGCGGCCCAGGTGACGCTGATTGTCGACCGCGACCAGGCCAAGCGCCTGGGCATCGACATGGACATGGTCACCGGGGTGTTGAACAACGCCTACAGCCAGCGCCAGATTTCGACGATCTACGACAGCCTCAACCAGTATCAGGTGGTGATGGAGGTCAATCCCAAATACGCCCAGGACCCGATTACCCTCAACCAGATGCAGGTGATTACCGCCGACGGCGCACGGGTGCCGCTGTCGACCATTGCCCATTACGAGAACAGCCTGGCCGATGACCGTGTCAGCCACGAAGGCCAGTTCGCCTCGGAAAACATCGCCTTCGACATGGCCGAGGGCGTGACGGTGGAGCAGGGCACGGCCGCTATCGAACGGGCGATTGCCAAGGTCGGTTTGCCGGAAGACGTGATCGCCAAGATGGCCGGCACCGCCGATGCCTTCGCGGCCACGCAGAAAGGCCAGCCGTTCATGATCCTCGGCGCGCTGGTGGCGGTGTACCTGGTGCTGGGCATTTTGTATGAAAGCTACATTCACCCGCTGACGATCCTCTCGACGCTGCCGTCGGCCGGTGTCGGCGCGTTGCTGTCGATCTACCTGCTGGGCGGCCAGTTCAGCCTGATCTCCCTGTTGGGCCTGTTCCTGTTGATCGGGGTGGTGAAGAAAAACGCGATCCTGATGATCGACCTGGCGCTGCAACTGGAGCGCAATGACGGCATGAGCCCGTTGGAATCGATTCGCAGCGCCTGCCTGCTGCGCTTGCGGCCGATCCTGATGACCACGCTGGCGGCGATTCTTGGCGCCTTGCCGTTATTGCTCGGCACTGCCGAAGGCGCCGAAATGCGCCAGCCTCTGGGCCTGACCATCATTGGCGGCCTGGTCTTCAGCCAGATCCTGACCCTTTACACCACCCCGGTGGTTTACCTTTATCTCGACCGCGCACGCCATCGCTTCAACAAATGGCGCGGCGTGCGTACCGATGCTGCCCTGGACACTGCGCTATGA
- a CDS encoding MdtB/MuxB family multidrug efflux RND transporter permease subunit — MNLSRLFILRPVATTLSMLAIVLAGIIAYRLLPVSALPQVDYPTIRVMTLYPGASPDVMTSAVTAPLERQFGQMPGLTQMASTSSGGASVLTLRFNLDINMDVAEQQVQAAINAATNLLPKDLPAPPVYNKVNPADTPVLTLAISSKTMLLPKLNDLVDTRMAQKIAQISGVGMVSIAGGQRQAVRIKVNPEALAANGLNLSDVRTLIAASNVNQPKGNFDGPTRVSMLDANDQLVSPQQYAELILAYNNGAPLRLKDVAQIVDGAENERLAAWANENQAVLLNIQRQPGANVIEVVDRIKALLPSITDNLPAGLDVTVLTDRTQTIRASVKDVQHELLIAIALVVMVTFLFLRRVSATIIPSIAVPLSLVGTFGVMYLAGFSINNLTLMALTIATGFVVDDAIVMLENISRYIEEGETPLAAALKGAKQIGFTLISLTLSLIAVLIPLLFMADVVGRLFREFAITLAVAILISLVVSLTLTPMMCARLLKREPKEEEQSRFYKASGAWIDWMIEAYGRKLQWVLKHQPLTLLVAIATLGLTVVLYLVVPKGFFPVQDTGVIQGISEAPQSISFAAMSQRQQALAKIILADPAVESLSSYIGVDGDNATLNSGRLLINLKAHGERDLSAAQVITRLQPQIDKLVGIRLFMQPVQDLTIEDRVSRTQYQFSMSSPDSELLALWSDKLVHTLSQLPELTDVASDLQDKGLQVYLVIDRDAASRLGVSVSTITDALYDAFGQRQISTIYTQASQYRVVLQAQSGETLGPDALNQIHVKTTDGGQVRLSSLARVEQRQAQLAIAHIGQFPAVMMSFNLAPGVALGKGVELINQAQKDIGMPVGVQTQFQGAAQAFEASLSSTLLLILAAVVTMYIVLGVLYESYIHPITILSTLPSAAVGALLALLLSGNDLGMIAIIGIILLIGIVKKNAIMMIDFALDAERNQGLDPQTAIYQAALLRFRPILMTTLAALFGAVPLMLASGSGAELRQPLGLVMVGGLLVSQVLTLFTTPVIYLYFDRLGRRWRKEPQSLEPVES, encoded by the coding sequence ATGAACCTGTCGCGGCTGTTTATTCTTCGCCCGGTCGCCACCACGCTGAGCATGCTGGCCATCGTCCTGGCCGGCATCATCGCGTACCGCTTGCTGCCGGTCTCGGCCTTGCCCCAGGTGGATTACCCGACGATCCGGGTGATGACGCTGTACCCCGGCGCCAGCCCCGATGTGATGACCAGCGCGGTCACTGCGCCTCTTGAGCGCCAGTTCGGGCAGATGCCGGGCCTGACCCAGATGGCGTCCACCAGTTCCGGTGGCGCCTCGGTGCTGACCCTGCGTTTCAACCTCGACATCAATATGGATGTCGCCGAGCAACAGGTGCAGGCCGCGATCAACGCCGCCACCAACCTGCTGCCCAAGGATCTGCCGGCGCCGCCGGTGTACAACAAGGTCAACCCGGCCGATACCCCGGTGCTGACCCTGGCCATCAGCTCAAAGACCATGCTGCTGCCCAAGCTCAATGACTTGGTCGACACGCGCATGGCGCAGAAAATCGCGCAGATCAGCGGCGTCGGCATGGTCAGCATCGCCGGCGGCCAGCGCCAGGCCGTGCGCATCAAGGTCAACCCCGAGGCCCTGGCGGCCAATGGCTTGAACCTGTCGGATGTGCGCACCCTGATCGCCGCGTCCAACGTCAACCAGCCCAAGGGCAACTTCGACGGCCCGACGCGGGTGTCGATGCTCGATGCCAACGACCAGTTGGTCTCGCCCCAGCAATACGCCGAACTGATCCTGGCCTATAACAACGGCGCGCCGTTGCGCCTTAAAGATGTCGCGCAAATCGTCGATGGTGCCGAAAACGAACGCCTTGCGGCCTGGGCCAATGAAAACCAGGCGGTGCTATTGAACATCCAGCGCCAGCCGGGCGCCAACGTGATCGAGGTGGTGGACCGCATCAAGGCGTTGCTGCCGAGCATCACCGACAACCTGCCGGCCGGCCTGGATGTCACCGTGCTCACTGACCGCACCCAGACCATCCGCGCCTCGGTCAAGGACGTGCAACACGAGTTGCTGATCGCCATCGCCCTGGTGGTGATGGTGACCTTCCTGTTCCTGCGCCGTGTCAGCGCCACGATCATTCCGTCGATTGCGGTGCCGCTGTCGCTGGTGGGCACCTTTGGCGTGATGTACCTGGCCGGGTTCTCCATCAACAACCTGACGCTGATGGCCTTGACCATCGCCACCGGGTTCGTGGTGGACGATGCCATCGTGATGCTGGAGAACATCTCTCGCTATATCGAAGAAGGCGAGACCCCGCTTGCCGCTGCGCTCAAGGGCGCCAAGCAGATTGGCTTCACCCTGATTTCCCTGACCCTGTCGCTGATCGCAGTGCTGATCCCGCTGCTGTTCATGGCCGATGTCGTCGGGCGCCTGTTCCGCGAATTTGCCATCACCCTGGCGGTGGCGATCCTGATTTCCCTGGTCGTGTCGTTGACCCTTACGCCGATGATGTGCGCGCGGCTGCTCAAGCGTGAACCCAAGGAAGAAGAGCAAAGCCGTTTCTACAAGGCCAGTGGTGCCTGGATCGACTGGATGATCGAAGCCTACGGGCGCAAGTTGCAATGGGTGCTCAAGCACCAGCCGCTGACCCTGTTGGTGGCCATCGCCACCCTGGGCCTAACTGTGGTGCTGTACCTGGTGGTGCCCAAGGGCTTTTTCCCGGTGCAGGACACGGGGGTGATCCAGGGTATTTCCGAGGCGCCGCAGTCGATTTCCTTCGCCGCCATGAGCCAGCGTCAACAAGCGCTGGCCAAGATCATCCTGGCCGACCCGGCCGTGGAAAGCCTGTCGTCCTATATCGGTGTGGACGGTGACAACGCCACCCTCAACAGTGGCCGCTTGCTGATCAACCTCAAGGCCCACGGCGAGCGCGACTTGAGCGCAGCCCAGGTGATCACCCGCTTGCAGCCGCAGATCGACAAACTGGTGGGTATCCGCCTGTTTATGCAGCCGGTGCAGGACCTCACCATCGAAGATCGCGTGAGCCGCACCCAATACCAGTTCAGCATGTCCTCCCCGGACTCCGAGCTGCTGGCGCTGTGGAGCGACAAGCTGGTGCACACCCTCAGCCAGTTGCCGGAGCTCACCGACGTTGCCAGCGACCTGCAAGACAAAGGCCTGCAGGTGTACCTGGTGATTGACCGCGATGCGGCCTCGCGCCTGGGTGTCAGCGTGTCGACCATCACCGACGCGCTGTACGACGCTTTTGGCCAGCGCCAGATTTCGACCATCTACACCCAAGCCAGCCAATACCGCGTGGTGTTGCAGGCCCAGTCCGGCGAAACCCTCGGCCCGGATGCGCTGAACCAGATCCATGTGAAAACCACCGATGGCGGCCAGGTGCGCTTGTCGAGCCTGGCCCGTGTCGAGCAGCGCCAGGCGCAGTTGGCCATTGCGCATATCGGCCAGTTCCCGGCGGTGATGATGTCGTTCAACCTGGCGCCCGGTGTGGCACTGGGCAAAGGCGTGGAGCTGATCAATCAGGCGCAGAAAGACATCGGCATGCCGGTGGGCGTGCAGACCCAGTTCCAGGGCGCGGCGCAGGCATTCGAAGCTTCGCTGTCGAGCACCTTGCTGCTGATCCTGGCAGCGGTGGTCACCATGTACATCGTGCTGGGCGTGCTCTACGAGAGCTATATCCACCCGATCACCATCCTGTCGACCTTGCCGTCGGCGGCAGTGGGGGCCTTGCTGGCCTTGCTGCTCAGCGGCAATGACCTGGGCATGATCGCGATCATCGGCATCATTTTGCTGATCGGGATCGTGAAGAAGAACGCGATCATGATGATCGACTTCGCCCTCGACGCTGAACGCAACCAGGGCCTCGACCCGCAGACCGCGATCTACCAGGCCGCACTGTTGCGCTTCCGGCCGATCCTGATGACCACCCTGGCGGCCTTGTTCGGTGCGGTGCCGTTGATGTTGGCCAGCGGTTCCGGCGCAGAATTGCGCCAGCCCCTGGGCCTGGTGATGGTCGGTGGGTTGCTGGTGAGCCAGGTGTTGACCCTGTTCACCACGCCGGTGATCTACCTGTACTTCGATCGCCTGGGCCGTCGCTGGCGCAAAGAGCCGCAAAGCCTGGAGCCGGTTGAGTCATGA
- a CDS encoding MdtA/MuxA family multidrug efflux RND transporter periplasmic adaptor subunit, translated as MVDHSMQSSPRNSRRWLFGLLVLLVIAGLCWKFWPGGAAQKDAPAGHTGKTGMARPGFGGSTGPVPVRVAPAVLGEFPVYYKALGTVTALNTINVRSRVGGELVKIAFEEGQMVKAGDLLAEIDPRSYQNALLQAQGTLMQNQAQLKNAQVDVERYRGLYAQDSIAKQTLDTAEALVLQYQGTVKTNQGAVDDAKLNLEFTKIRAPIAGRVGLRQLDVGNLVAANDTTALAVITQTQPISVAFTLPENTLETVLARYHAGNKLPVEAWDRGDVKQQAVGVLQSLDNQIDVTTGTLKFKARFDNKDKALFPNQFVNVHLLADTLHNVVLAPSAAIQFGNTGTFVYKLDGDKKVKVQPLVVGDTDGENTVIKEGLVAGDRVVLEGTDRLKEGSEIEVVNDSSAVPTTPTEHLQGKPAAKGETGADAGKAQKVGA; from the coding sequence ATGGTTGATCACTCCATGCAATCCTCCCCCCGCAACTCCCGTCGTTGGCTGTTCGGCCTGCTTGTGCTGCTGGTTATCGCCGGTCTGTGCTGGAAATTCTGGCCCGGCGGCGCGGCCCAAAAAGACGCACCGGCCGGCCACACCGGCAAAACCGGCATGGCGCGCCCGGGCTTCGGCGGTTCCACCGGCCCGGTACCGGTGCGTGTGGCGCCGGCGGTATTGGGGGAGTTCCCGGTTTACTACAAGGCCTTGGGCACCGTCACTGCGCTTAACACCATCAATGTGCGCAGCCGAGTGGGCGGGGAGTTGGTGAAGATCGCCTTTGAAGAAGGGCAGATGGTCAAGGCCGGCGACCTGCTGGCGGAAATCGACCCGCGCAGCTACCAGAACGCCTTGCTCCAGGCCCAGGGCACCTTGATGCAGAACCAGGCCCAACTGAAAAACGCCCAGGTCGACGTCGAGCGTTATCGCGGCCTGTATGCCCAGGACAGTATCGCCAAGCAGACCCTCGACACCGCCGAAGCGCTGGTGCTGCAATACCAGGGCACGGTCAAGACCAACCAGGGCGCGGTCGACGACGCCAAGCTCAACCTTGAATTCACCAAGATCCGCGCACCGATTGCCGGGCGTGTGGGCTTGCGCCAGCTTGACGTCGGCAACCTGGTGGCCGCCAACGACACCACCGCCCTGGCCGTGATCACGCAGACTCAGCCGATCAGCGTGGCCTTCACCCTGCCGGAAAACACCCTGGAAACCGTGCTCGCCCGTTACCACGCCGGCAACAAACTGCCCGTGGAAGCCTGGGACCGTGGCGACGTTAAGCAGCAGGCCGTCGGTGTGTTGCAGAGCCTGGACAACCAGATCGACGTCACCACCGGCACCCTGAAATTCAAGGCGCGCTTCGATAACAAGGACAAGGCGCTGTTCCCCAACCAGTTTGTCAACGTGCACCTGCTGGCCGACACCCTGCACAACGTGGTGCTGGCGCCTTCCGCCGCGATCCAGTTCGGCAACACCGGCACCTTTGTCTACAAGCTCGATGGCGACAAGAAGGTCAAGGTCCAGCCCCTGGTGGTCGGTGACACCGACGGCGAAAACACCGTGATCAAGGAAGGCCTGGTCGCCGGCGACCGTGTGGTGCTGGAAGGCACCGACCGCCTCAAGGAAGGCAGCGAAATCGAAGTGGTCAACGACAGCAGTGCCGTGCCGACCACGCCGACTGAACACCTGCAGGGCAAACCTGCGGCGAAAGGGGAGACCGGCGCTGACGCCGGCAAGGCGCAAAAGGTCGGCGCATGA
- the tpx gene encoding thiol peroxidase yields MAQVTLKGNPVQVEGQLPQVGTQAPDFILTAGDLSDATLATFAGKRKVLNIFPSVDTPTCATSVRKFNAQANELNNTVVLCISTDLPFAQARFCGSEGLENVKNLSDFRDPAFAQDFGVAIADGPLRALTARAVVVLDENNNVLHSELVKEIAEEPNYEAVLAVLK; encoded by the coding sequence ATGGCTCAAGTCACCCTCAAAGGCAACCCGGTCCAGGTTGAAGGCCAATTGCCGCAAGTCGGCACCCAGGCTCCAGATTTCATCCTGACCGCCGGCGACCTGTCGGATGCAACCCTGGCGACCTTCGCCGGCAAGCGCAAAGTGCTGAACATCTTCCCAAGCGTTGATACCCCGACCTGCGCGACGTCGGTGCGTAAGTTCAACGCCCAGGCCAACGAACTGAACAACACTGTTGTTCTGTGCATCTCCACCGACCTGCCATTCGCCCAGGCACGCTTCTGCGGCTCCGAAGGCCTGGAAAACGTGAAGAACCTGTCGGATTTCCGTGATCCTGCCTTCGCTCAGGACTTTGGCGTGGCAATCGCTGATGGCCCGCTGCGCGCCTTGACCGCCCGCGCCGTCGTGGTGCTGGACGAAAACAACAACGTGCTGCACAGCGAGTTGGTCAAGGAAATCGCTGAAGAGCCGAACTACGAAGCCGTTCTGGCTGTCTTGAAGTAA
- a CDS encoding glycosyltransferase produces MKPPATKVLVIGYVWPEPRSSAAGGHMMQILETFLTQDWDITFSSPAALGEHKADLCALGIAECAIELNNSSFDDFIRELAPDIVLFDRFMMEEQFGWRVEKCCPYALRVLETCDLQSLRDARQQRLKDHLKAHPHSDDFSALFAPALAQEFQLMADTDIAKREMAAIYRCDISLMISDVEMRLLTEQFNVPAALLHWCPLMLELPRAPFAPFEDRAHFLSIGNFRHAPNWDAVLWMKNSLWPLIRQQLPGAQLHLYGAYTPPKATALHNPAQGFHVMNWAEDALQVMSAARICLAPLRFGAGIKGKLADAMLCGTPNITTPIGAEGMGDEQAWPGMIEHSAPALAAAAVALYQDRERWTQAQEDGRQLIARRYNQNVHGPALVECLEHCRSDLAAHRRNNFTGSMLRHHAHKSTQYMSQWIEAKNRVL; encoded by the coding sequence ATGAAACCGCCTGCCACCAAAGTCCTGGTCATTGGTTATGTCTGGCCGGAGCCGCGTTCATCGGCCGCAGGTGGGCATATGATGCAGATCCTGGAAACTTTTCTTACACAAGATTGGGATATTACCTTCAGCAGCCCCGCCGCACTCGGCGAGCACAAGGCCGACCTCTGCGCACTGGGTATCGCCGAATGCGCCATCGAGCTCAATAACAGCAGTTTCGATGACTTTATCCGCGAACTCGCCCCGGATATCGTGCTGTTCGACCGCTTCATGATGGAAGAGCAGTTCGGCTGGCGCGTAGAGAAGTGTTGCCCCTACGCCCTGCGCGTGCTGGAAACCTGCGACCTGCAAAGCCTGCGCGACGCCCGCCAGCAACGGCTCAAGGATCATCTCAAGGCACACCCGCACAGCGACGACTTCAGCGCATTGTTTGCGCCAGCGCTGGCGCAAGAATTCCAACTGATGGCCGACACGGACATCGCCAAGCGAGAGATGGCTGCCATCTACCGCTGTGACATCAGCCTGATGATCTCCGACGTGGAGATGCGCTTGCTGACCGAGCAATTCAACGTGCCAGCCGCCCTGCTCCACTGGTGCCCGCTGATGCTGGAGCTGCCGCGCGCGCCTTTCGCGCCGTTCGAAGACCGTGCGCATTTCCTGAGCATCGGCAACTTCCGCCACGCCCCCAATTGGGATGCGGTGCTGTGGATGAAGAACAGCCTGTGGCCATTGATTCGCCAACAGTTGCCGGGGGCGCAATTGCACCTCTACGGTGCCTACACCCCGCCCAAGGCGACCGCGTTGCACAACCCGGCGCAGGGCTTTCATGTGATGAACTGGGCCGAGGACGCGTTGCAGGTGATGAGCGCAGCACGCATCTGCCTGGCACCGCTGCGCTTCGGCGCGGGCATCAAGGGCAAGCTGGCGGACGCCATGTTATGCGGCACACCGAACATCACCACGCCGATCGGTGCCGAGGGCATGGGCGATGAACAGGCTTGGCCGGGCATGATCGAACACAGCGCTCCGGCCCTGGCCGCCGCTGCCGTGGCCTTGTACCAGGACCGCGAACGCTGGACCCAGGCCCAGGAAGACGGCCGCCAGTTGATTGCCCGTCGCTACAACCAGAACGTCCACGGCCCCGCGCTGGTGGAATGCCTGGAGCACTGCCGCAGCGACCTCGCCGCCCATCGCCGCAACAACTTCACCGGCAGCATGCTGCGCCATCACGCCCACAAAAGTACCCAGTACATGTCCCAGTGGATCGAGGCGAAAAACCGCGTGCTGTAA